The Apus apus isolate bApuApu2 chromosome 8, bApuApu2.pri.cur, whole genome shotgun sequence genome has a window encoding:
- the C8H17orf50 gene encoding uncharacterized protein C17orf50 homolog: MTDKMNSHKGKKELTEDSLGDGKHSRKKRERLFRKRFSRLSLFSGSPKNNLPQGRSQLFEDKRRCLHRKGSKKLKPVQEEVCSLRKPHSGKMCPKCEILVCRKCETLHSQSSFIAHSLLDHYDRGGDTSSHTLIAESQEDRGD; encoded by the exons atgACAGATAAAATGAACTCACACAAAGGCAAGAAGGAACTCACAGAAGACAGCCTGGGAGATGGGAAGCACAGCCGGAAAAAGCGAGAGCGACTATTTAGAAAGAGATTTTCTAGACTGAGCCTCTTCTCTGGGTCTCCTAAGAATAACCT CCCTCAGGGAAGAAGTCAGCTATTTGAAGACAAGAGGAGATGTTTACACAGGAAAGGTTCCAAAAAGCTGAAGCCTGTGCAGGAGGAAGTGTGTTCTTTAAGGAAGCCACACTCCGGGAAAATGTGTCCAAAATGCGAAATCCTGGTCTGCCGGAAATGCGAGACACTGCATTCCCAAAGCAGCTTCATTGCCCACAGCCTGCTGGATCACTACGACAGAGGAGGAGACACCAGCTCTCATACGTTGATCGCAGAAAGCCAGGAAGATAGAGGTGACTGA